One genomic window of Sodaliphilus pleomorphus includes the following:
- the purH gene encoding bifunctional phosphoribosylaminoimidazolecarboxamide formyltransferase/IMP cyclohydrolase → MAETKKIKTALISVFHKDGLEDILKVLNTSGVKFLSTGGTQQFIKQAGYACEAVEDLTGYPSILGGRVKTLHPKVFGGILGRRDNTGDKEQMEKYEIPEIDLVIVDLYPFEDTVASGASQQEIIEKIDIGGISLIRAAAKNFNDVAIVASRAQYGPLLKMLESNGGQAVTTLEQRQWLAREAFAVSSAYDSHIFNYFDQGSMSALRLALNGSKELRYGENPHQQGRYFGNFDAMFTQLHGKEISYNNILDIDAAVNLIKDFDETTFVIMKHNNACGCASRPKLVDAFKCALAGDPVSAYGGVHVANAVIDAETAQEMNKIFIEVCIAPGYTDEALHILEQKKNRVILVMHDFERPRLQCRTVLNGALVQERDTHVETPAELKQCTTAAVTSEQAQDLIFANKVVKHSKSNAIVLAKNKMLLASGIGQTSRVDALKQAIEKARSFKQDLQGAVMASDAFFPFGDCVKIAHEAGIEAVIQPGGSIRDQESIDYCNNNGVAMVMTGVRHFKH, encoded by the coding sequence ATGGCTGAAACAAAAAAAATAAAAACCGCCCTCATCTCGGTCTTTCACAAAGACGGGCTTGAGGACATTCTCAAAGTACTCAACACCAGCGGGGTGAAATTTCTCTCGACTGGGGGCACCCAGCAGTTTATAAAGCAGGCAGGCTATGCCTGCGAGGCAGTTGAGGATCTCACAGGCTACCCGTCGATACTGGGTGGCCGAGTGAAAACGTTGCACCCCAAGGTGTTTGGGGGCATCCTGGGCCGTCGCGACAACACAGGCGACAAGGAGCAGATGGAAAAATACGAGATTCCTGAAATCGACCTTGTGATCGTCGACCTCTACCCCTTTGAGGACACAGTGGCCAGCGGTGCGAGCCAGCAGGAAATCATCGAGAAGATAGACATAGGCGGCATTTCGCTCATACGCGCGGCTGCCAAGAACTTCAACGACGTGGCCATCGTGGCCTCGCGGGCACAATACGGCCCACTGTTGAAGATGCTCGAGAGCAACGGCGGCCAGGCCGTGACCACCCTTGAGCAACGCCAGTGGCTGGCACGAGAGGCCTTTGCCGTGTCGAGTGCCTACGACAGTCACATCTTCAACTACTTCGACCAGGGCAGCATGAGCGCCCTGCGCCTGGCCTTGAACGGGAGCAAGGAGCTGCGCTACGGCGAGAACCCGCACCAGCAAGGCCGCTACTTCGGCAACTTCGACGCAATGTTCACGCAGCTGCACGGCAAGGAGATATCCTACAACAACATCCTCGACATCGATGCAGCAGTCAACCTGATAAAGGACTTCGACGAGACCACCTTTGTGATCATGAAGCACAACAACGCCTGCGGCTGCGCCTCGCGGCCCAAGCTGGTCGACGCCTTCAAGTGCGCCCTGGCCGGCGACCCGGTGAGCGCCTATGGCGGCGTGCACGTGGCCAACGCCGTGATCGACGCCGAGACCGCCCAGGAGATGAACAAGATATTTATCGAGGTGTGCATTGCCCCCGGCTACACCGACGAGGCCCTGCACATCCTGGAGCAGAAGAAAAACCGCGTGATACTGGTGATGCACGACTTTGAGCGCCCCAGGCTGCAATGCCGCACCGTGCTCAACGGCGCCCTCGTGCAGGAACGCGACACCCACGTGGAGACGCCCGCCGAGCTCAAGCAGTGCACCACAGCCGCTGTGACCAGCGAGCAGGCACAAGACCTGATATTTGCCAACAAGGTGGTGAAGCACAGCAAGAGCAACGCCATCGTGCTGGCCAAGAACAAGATGCTGCTGGCCAGCGGCATCGGGCAAACCTCGCGCGTCGATGCCCTGAAACAGGCCATCGAGAAGGCCCGCAGCTTCAAGCAAGACCTGCAAGGAGCCGTGATGGCCAGCGATGCCTTTTTCCCCTTCGGCGACTGCGTGAAGATCGCCCACGAGGCCGGCATCGAAGCCGTGATACAACCTGGCGGCTCGATACGCGACCAAGAGAGTATAGACTATTGTAACAACAACGGAGTGGCCATGGTGATGACCGGAGTGCGCCACTTCAAACATTAA
- a CDS encoding rod shape-determining protein, translated as MGLFSFTQEIAVDLGTANTIIIHNDKIVIDEPSVVAMDTKTGRMIAVGEKAREMRGKVHEGIKTVRPLRDGVIADFNAAELMIRGMIKKVSAKNHWFSPSLRMVVCIPSGSTEVEIRAVRDSSEHAGGRDVYMIYEPMAAALGIGLDVLAPEGNMIVDIGGGTTEIAVISLGGIVSNKSIRIAGDDLTEDIQEHMRRAHNLKVGERTAELIKINVGSALTELENPPEDYVVDGPNQMTALPMKVPVSYQEICHSIEKSISKIEAAVLSALEQTPPELYADIVRNGVYLAGGGALLRGLDKRLTDKIGIQFHVAEDPLHAVAKGTGVALKNIKHFKFLKR; from the coding sequence ATGGGATTATTCTCATTCACACAGGAGATTGCTGTCGACTTGGGAACAGCCAACACGATCATTATCCACAACGACAAGATCGTGATCGATGAGCCATCGGTAGTGGCTATGGACACAAAAACTGGGCGCATGATTGCCGTGGGCGAGAAGGCCCGCGAAATGCGCGGCAAGGTGCACGAGGGCATCAAGACGGTGCGCCCGCTGCGCGACGGCGTGATTGCCGACTTCAACGCGGCCGAACTCATGATACGCGGCATGATCAAGAAAGTGAGTGCCAAGAACCACTGGTTTTCACCCTCGCTGCGCATGGTGGTGTGCATACCCTCGGGCTCGACCGAGGTGGAGATACGTGCCGTGCGCGACTCGAGCGAGCATGCCGGCGGCCGCGACGTGTACATGATATATGAGCCCATGGCAGCAGCCCTGGGCATAGGCCTCGACGTGCTTGCACCCGAGGGCAACATGATTGTCGACATAGGCGGCGGCACTACCGAGATTGCCGTGATATCGCTGGGCGGCATTGTGAGCAACAAGAGCATACGCATTGCCGGCGACGACCTCACCGAGGATATACAGGAGCACATGCGCCGTGCCCACAACCTGAAGGTGGGCGAACGCACCGCCGAGCTCATCAAGATAAATGTGGGTTCGGCCCTGACCGAGCTCGAGAACCCGCCCGAAGACTATGTGGTCGACGGCCCCAACCAGATGACAGCCCTGCCCATGAAGGTGCCCGTGTCCTACCAGGAGATATGCCACAGCATCGAGAAATCGATAAGCAAAATCGAGGCAGCCGTGCTGAGCGCCCTGGAGCAGACACCGCCCGAGCTGTATGCCGACATCGTGCGCAACGGCGTGTATCTGGCTGGCGGCGGCGCTCTGCTGCGCGGTTTGGACAAGCGCTTGACCGACAAGATAGGCATCCAGTTCCACGTGGCCGAAGACCCGTTGCACGCAGTGGCCAAGGGCACTGGCGTGGCACTGAAAAACATCAAGCATTTCAAGTTCTTGAAGCGGTGA
- the mreC gene encoding rod shape-determining protein MreC, giving the protein MNFLVKHVSWFVFIFYVIMSCVLLFNNNPYQQSVYLTSANGLSATVYKAYSTVTSYFNLRTINDELQQRNAALEMQVIGLEKQVDNLKIQLPDTNGVQPLLRQYNYVVANVISNSVSQPYNYITIDRGALDGIEPEMGVVDHNGVVGIVNAVGRHSARIISLLNPYMRLSCKVKRNNYFGSMMWDGRNPEYATLQELPKQGHYLKGDTVVTSGYSAVFPEGIIVGYVVSKERDMSGTFVSLKVRLATNFMQLSTVRAVKNKMKVELKALESKDENKQAAEQQKAQDATKRKLDRAAAKAAQAREGRKEAKRP; this is encoded by the coding sequence TTGAATTTTCTTGTAAAGCACGTGTCGTGGTTTGTATTCATATTTTATGTGATTATGAGCTGCGTGCTGCTTTTCAACAACAATCCCTACCAGCAGAGTGTGTACCTGACCTCGGCCAACGGGCTGAGCGCCACGGTGTACAAAGCCTACAGCACGGTGACCTCCTACTTCAACCTGCGCACCATCAACGACGAGCTGCAACAGCGCAACGCGGCACTCGAGATGCAGGTGATAGGGCTGGAGAAACAGGTCGACAACCTGAAGATACAGTTGCCCGACACCAATGGGGTGCAGCCGCTGTTGAGGCAATACAACTATGTGGTGGCCAACGTGATAAGCAACAGCGTGTCGCAACCCTACAACTACATCACCATCGACCGCGGCGCCCTCGACGGCATCGAGCCCGAGATGGGCGTAGTCGACCACAACGGTGTGGTGGGCATTGTGAACGCGGTGGGACGCCACTCGGCGCGCATCATCTCGCTCTTGAACCCCTACATGAGGCTCTCGTGCAAGGTGAAGCGCAACAACTACTTTGGCAGCATGATGTGGGACGGGCGCAACCCAGAATATGCCACACTGCAGGAGCTGCCCAAGCAGGGACACTACCTCAAGGGCGACACAGTGGTCACGAGCGGCTACTCGGCCGTGTTCCCCGAGGGCATCATCGTGGGCTATGTGGTGAGCAAGGAGCGCGACATGAGCGGCACCTTTGTCTCGCTCAAGGTGCGGCTGGCCACCAACTTCATGCAGCTGAGCACCGTGCGCGCTGTGAAAAACAAGATGAAGGTGGAGCTCAAGGCACTTGAAAGCAAAGACGAGAACAAGCAAGCTGCCGAGCAGCAGAAGGCCCAGGATGCCACCAAGCGCAAACTCGACCGTGCTGCAGCCAAGGCAGCCCAGGCCCGCGAGGGCAGAAAGGAGGCAAAACGCCCATGA
- a CDS encoding rod shape-determining protein MreD, with protein sequence MTKTVLQLVALGIVLLLAQVICNKIVLLDVATPIVFIYLILRLPVYFSKNWTYTIAFVLGFIVDLFNNTMGMNALSCTLLAAMRRPVFEAYFTRDDDMSNPMPSIASLGVGGYLKYMSTMVLAYCTILFLIQAFSLHDIVLTLCRIVASSALTVLLLFGIDTLVSTQREERL encoded by the coding sequence ATGACCAAGACAGTACTACAACTTGTGGCACTGGGCATCGTGCTGCTGCTGGCCCAGGTGATATGCAACAAGATAGTGTTGCTCGACGTGGCCACGCCCATTGTGTTTATCTACCTGATACTGCGGTTGCCGGTGTACTTTTCCAAAAACTGGACCTACACGATAGCCTTTGTGCTGGGCTTCATCGTCGACCTGTTCAACAACACCATGGGCATGAACGCCCTCTCGTGCACGCTGCTGGCAGCCATGCGCAGGCCAGTGTTTGAGGCCTACTTCACGCGCGACGACGACATGAGCAACCCAATGCCCTCGATCGCATCGCTGGGCGTGGGAGGCTACTTAAAGTACATGTCGACCATGGTGCTGGCCTACTGCACAATATTGTTTTTGATACAGGCCTTCTCGCTGCACGACATTGTGCTCACGCTGTGCCGCATCGTGGCCAGCAGCGCATTGACGGTTTTACTCTTGTTCGGTATCGACACTTTAGTAAGCACTCAACGTGAGGAAAGATTATAA
- the mrdA gene encoding penicillin-binding protein 2 — translation MRKDYNLEKRKLVIGGFIVVMVIIYTVRLFQLQLSDSTYKANADSNAFVNRTIYPSRGLIYDRNGKLVVYNQPAYDLTITPKDVLPFDTIDFCNTLQISRQELDQRWHEMESKRSYSPYVEQVLLSNLTPEDCGRIQEKLYRFPGFDVQQRILRKYNYLAAANVLGDIREVNQDDIDKDPYYKPGDYTGDLGLEKSYEKFLRGRKGQQVLIRDAVGKIKGRYNDGRNDVAPIPGHDLRLSIDIELQAFGEQLMQNKIGAVVAIDPSTGEILALVSSPGYDPSLLVGKGRGKNYGKLVNNPYKPLFDRAIMAAYPPGSTFKPTQGLIFRQEGIVDLNTMYPCHHGYYNGGLHVGCHGHASPISLIPALETSCNAYFCWGFWHMMGDRKKYGSTAKAFDKWKKYLVSMGYGYKLGIDLPGESRGFIPNVAYYDKNLGKGRWTGNSIISVAIGQGEVLATPLQIANLCATIANRGYYITPHVVKRIAGVGVLKKYLKRHYTKVSPRYYVDIVEGMRRAVLGGTCTRANLPGIEVCGKTGTAQNPHGKDHSAFMGFAPMNNPKIAVCAYIENAGFGATYGVPIGSLMIEKYLTGKVSRQYLVDEMMHSNTIIYSGVSKH, via the coding sequence GTGAGGAAAGATTATAATCTCGAGAAAAGAAAACTTGTGATAGGCGGCTTCATTGTGGTGATGGTCATCATCTACACGGTGCGTCTGTTCCAGCTGCAACTGAGCGACAGCACCTACAAGGCCAACGCCGATAGCAACGCCTTTGTCAACCGCACGATATACCCGTCGCGAGGGCTCATCTACGACCGCAACGGCAAGCTGGTGGTCTACAACCAGCCGGCCTACGACCTCACGATCACCCCCAAAGACGTGCTGCCCTTCGACACCATCGACTTCTGCAACACGCTGCAAATCTCACGCCAGGAGCTGGACCAGCGCTGGCACGAGATGGAGAGCAAGCGCAGCTACTCGCCCTATGTCGAGCAGGTGCTGCTCTCCAACCTCACGCCCGAGGACTGCGGGCGCATCCAGGAGAAGCTGTACCGCTTCCCGGGCTTCGACGTGCAACAGCGCATCTTGCGCAAGTACAACTACCTGGCGGCAGCCAACGTGCTGGGCGACATACGCGAGGTGAACCAGGACGACATCGACAAGGATCCCTACTACAAGCCAGGCGACTACACGGGCGACCTGGGCCTGGAAAAGAGCTACGAGAAGTTTCTGCGCGGGCGCAAGGGGCAGCAGGTGCTCATACGCGACGCTGTGGGCAAGATCAAGGGTCGCTACAACGACGGGCGCAACGACGTGGCGCCTATACCTGGCCACGACTTGCGACTGAGCATCGACATCGAGCTTCAAGCCTTCGGGGAGCAGCTCATGCAGAACAAGATAGGTGCAGTGGTGGCCATCGACCCGTCGACGGGCGAGATTCTGGCCCTGGTCTCAAGCCCGGGCTACGACCCGTCGCTGCTCGTGGGCAAGGGCCGCGGCAAGAACTACGGCAAGCTGGTGAACAATCCCTACAAGCCACTCTTCGACCGTGCCATCATGGCCGCCTACCCTCCCGGCTCCACCTTCAAGCCCACGCAGGGCCTCATCTTCAGGCAGGAGGGCATCGTCGACCTCAACACGATGTATCCCTGCCATCACGGCTACTACAACGGGGGACTGCACGTGGGCTGCCACGGCCATGCCTCGCCCATCTCGCTCATTCCGGCCCTGGAGACGTCGTGCAACGCCTACTTCTGCTGGGGATTCTGGCACATGATGGGCGACCGCAAGAAATACGGGTCGACGGCCAAGGCCTTCGACAAGTGGAAGAAATACCTGGTGTCGATGGGCTACGGCTACAAGCTGGGCATCGACCTGCCCGGCGAGAGCCGCGGCTTCATCCCCAACGTGGCCTACTACGACAAGAACCTGGGCAAGGGCCGGTGGACCGGCAACTCGATTATCTCGGTGGCCATAGGCCAGGGCGAGGTGCTGGCCACGCCGTTGCAGATTGCCAACCTGTGTGCCACCATCGCCAACCGTGGCTACTACATCACGCCCCACGTGGTGAAGCGCATAGCCGGCGTGGGGGTGCTCAAGAAGTACTTGAAGCGCCACTACACCAAGGTGAGCCCGCGCTACTATGTCGACATTGTAGAGGGCATGCGCCGCGCTGTGCTGGGGGGCACCTGCACGCGGGCCAACCTGCCGGGCATCGAGGTGTGCGGCAAGACGGGTACGGCCCAGAACCCCCACGGCAAGGACCACTCGGCCTTCATGGGATTTGCCCCGATGAACAATCCCAAGATAGCCGTGTGCGCCTATATTGAAAATGCCGGCTTCGGTGCCACCTATGGCGTGCCCATAGGCAGCCTCATGATAGAGAAGTACTTGACCGGCAAGGTGTCGCGACAGTACCTGGTAGATGAAATGATGCATTCTAACACGATTATTTACAGTGGAGTTTCAAAGCACTAG